In a single window of the Myxococcus fulvus genome:
- a CDS encoding GNAT family N-acetyltransferase, giving the protein MSLSSSRPTVDAALVRRVELAQAAQNRAATPTHGILELAGGLALFNGANSPLTQALALGLEGPVSTEALDRVEAHLGQQGGLLQLDLLPFADPSFALELARRGYRVGEFQQVFLRALPASPPPPTAPGIELRPLHPGEAQVFSRTVAQGFMGRDEVSAEESSLMLGTATMPGTTCFLALVDGEPAGGGTVAVHDGVATLSGTGVRERFRGRGLQQALIATRLDWATRQGCTLASSSTLPASPSQRNMERLGFFVAYPKVVMMRELTSSPR; this is encoded by the coding sequence ATGTCACTCTCCTCCTCTCGCCCCACCGTGGACGCCGCGCTGGTCCGCCGCGTGGAATTGGCCCAGGCCGCGCAGAACCGCGCCGCCACGCCCACGCACGGCATCCTCGAGCTCGCAGGTGGCCTCGCCCTCTTCAACGGCGCCAACTCGCCGCTCACCCAGGCACTCGCGCTCGGACTCGAAGGCCCCGTCAGCACCGAGGCCCTCGACCGCGTGGAGGCCCACCTGGGACAACAGGGCGGTCTCCTCCAACTCGACCTGCTCCCCTTCGCCGACCCGTCGTTCGCCCTGGAGCTGGCCCGTCGCGGCTACCGCGTGGGTGAGTTCCAGCAGGTCTTCCTGCGCGCCCTGCCCGCGAGCCCACCTCCCCCCACCGCGCCCGGCATCGAGCTTCGTCCTCTCCACCCCGGTGAGGCCCAGGTCTTCTCGCGCACCGTGGCCCAGGGCTTCATGGGGCGTGACGAGGTCTCCGCCGAGGAGTCCTCGCTCATGCTGGGCACCGCGACGATGCCTGGCACCACGTGCTTCCTCGCGCTCGTGGACGGCGAACCCGCGGGAGGCGGCACCGTGGCCGTGCACGACGGAGTGGCCACCCTGTCCGGCACCGGCGTGCGCGAACGCTTCCGCGGCCGAGGGCTCCAGCAGGCACTCATCGCCACCCGCCTCGACTGGGCCACCCGTCAGGGCTGCACCCTGGCGTCGAGCAGCACCCTGCCCGCCAGTCCCTCACAGCGGAACATGGAGCGCCTGGGGTTCTTCGTCGCCTACCCCAAGGTCGTGATGATGCGCGAGCTCACATCAAGCCCCCGCTGA
- a CDS encoding RHS repeat-associated core domain-containing protein, whose translation MRRLLSLLAIGLYSVNLLSSCGPLTDPDGHEGPGSSSANRLSGTERLLAPTGTVVDTNAQADVTPGATEGSYSLTADGAATYSVPLWVPPGRAGMQPELALSYNSRSGMGIAGVGFTLGGTPSRITRCRKSVAQDGVVGQVRFDTSDAFCLDGARLVHTNPSVAAYGANGSEYRTEVDSFARVTLFASTPSGPPDSFEVRQKNGRILTYAAKLDGGRVIPQRSPPTSVNTDTLETVRFAWALSEVKDRQGNYMRLLYDRVGSAEMGYQHLLRRIEYTGSHTDASVAVPQRSVVFSYEAGDVDESYVAGFKLRSSLRLSRIQMYAPDVPVSQTQPGASALWRSYALKYFEGSERSISGRSLLKSVEECDGRNVCKAPTTFSWGMGSESYTTIHTGISDVIANDNMLGGVNPYAARDVWTLQLADVNGDGKDDLLYRMPIFGPSGTFSRAEWRLRLSTGSGFGAAMNVSLPVVRVGDSLDDLAPVDMDMDGKTDILAINRTHCDTNLSGHNQLYRFNGTNFTPTINDGSEAYAVCHTTLADRLPTGLQTADLNADGLPDLIRSWRHVNATEVTPTEWAWRLNPLGSTGALNFPAYTSLGIRSGLEHAGLVVDVDGDGASELLLRKPQSNTPDDFASYYTAVGVNSDGSVREVETTLSALAWDYDRAPPHHYLNLWMVDVTGDGLPDALTLHRERNPRDNQSRQLKLAVNTGNGFLRPTIIALPLSSMPGPSLWAEGGRTIDNGLRVLDFDMDGRQDLLLTEYYPTGDASQPPREYLTVLQSTGTGFTSRFLSSQSASRIPVGRASGDGFTKPPGGTGPLEGAGWGQKQTRVGDINGDGLQDIVQVAFSSSSLVVHLRQGGKPDLLQEVRDGHGKFVRFEHAPLRALQDAGRYTPGTCTYPQYCGTRGMWVVGSYETDSGQGDVPELPFRKYDVSYAEGRTDLRGRGWLGFGRRVVTDTATNATTTTVYDNVTRTGTLYLHAGSPKSETVSTPLELGTHSRVTTFLREARTAPEGVTRFLCPVKTTVTETDSVHGAIAYSVLDQQCDAYGNVTSQDTFVRFSASDTVGTRLQRTLQVENHPSTWVLGLPRRVTDTSTSPPTDLHPSGQQATRATTYQYCASEPCPESNLVWRAVTEPEGSVDTRLVVTYARDLTGQVTSAEASHGGTAPSRQESVSYDNFEKLFPIMAINAEGLRSDTAHHPALGVVALTEDANGVRTRRAYDGFGRLRIETAPYREGGVSAGPSVSVGYALAGSGTLVTVQRAGSPTVVERLDRWERPISISTQAADGRWTYATTEYDFFGRPSRATQPRFEAEPAKATTFTYDNLGRPLKATGPDGSFQEWTYQGRAMRHFDELSNWAAVVYSPLGQPLVVEEQESRDTATMVSTFYSYGPFGLLESVRDDSGGVTSMEYDVLGRRTKLMEPKLGPLVTAYNAFGDVRQETDAGGRQTTFGYDRLGREVLVSNADGQTRFVWDTAPYGIGGLAQAVNERSATTTADDVVSAYTYDPLSRPIQESLTLGGATYLLDQSYDGFGRPDTLWYPAGPGGTRLTAKQEYTATGYPLAVKDASTGAEYWRAKERDAVGRLLTEARGANVLTTWNRYDHRGRLRFIESRVGATTAGSPLQSLSYGYNTNNSLRSRHDTLKQVSESFQYDGLDRLKRWTVQARCDNTVTDYDYDLLGNLTSRKVVRNGTQTERLYFQYGALTAPRHALTGVSTTANFSTLSESFTYDAAGNQTNAAEAGTGRFRNISYTSFNLPATLQTQQGTLSFTYDAFQRRTLKQHGNGDSTLYLGGVYEKRRESGADSHVFMVLAEGRAVAQVTLASSSGATPVTSYLLNDYLGSVETVTDAAGTVLEQRKYQPFGARGRVDDPTLAPATTSSVVRLGFTSHEWDEEAGLVNMRGRLYDPRVGRFLTPDPVVQAPFSSQGLNRYSYVFNNPLRYIDPSGFSGEEAISSVMWTGPTTDGEATSICGSPNPSDCISPTAGSVNGAATEVGNSSDGGDSSPAAIAGGADMNGGTAPGVVQSSCQFCVGDGRGLFAFSDKQMDDLQGWARETKWAYAPGVGLATSTLNVMLSLMRGKTDDLYSDVAQVGLSFVAGKVIGGVIKGVAPVVVAATRPLLVKAEAGIAARLALGGCFIAGTPVLTAKGLVPIEEVAVGDWVWAWDEETKVPGWHRVSKTFIKPAMVVLEVMLESPDGTRESFGVTAEHPFGVVGRGWTEAQSLRWGDEVESALGERMRVVSVATSAERKPVFNFEVEDAHTYFVGESTAWVHNISSIARRLFPNTMPERLAEEMADAESVKAPIMEVSARGFKALVDSGEKIKYVVLESGKLIVAPHTYMGVEIKHAVLSGGRAVLTAGEAEIARTGRRYFGLSINVQSGHFMPTEESVVYARAAFAQFGITFR comes from the coding sequence ATGAGGCGTCTGCTCTCGTTGCTCGCCATTGGCCTGTACAGCGTCAACCTCCTGAGTTCCTGCGGTCCGCTCACGGACCCTGACGGGCATGAAGGCCCGGGGAGTTCCTCGGCCAACCGGCTCAGTGGCACGGAGCGCCTCCTCGCCCCGACTGGGACGGTGGTGGACACCAACGCCCAGGCCGATGTCACCCCGGGCGCGACGGAGGGCAGCTACTCGCTGACGGCCGACGGCGCGGCCACCTACAGCGTGCCGTTGTGGGTTCCTCCGGGGCGTGCCGGCATGCAGCCGGAGCTCGCGCTCAGCTACAACAGCCGCTCGGGCATGGGCATCGCGGGAGTGGGATTCACCCTGGGTGGGACGCCGTCGCGCATCACCCGATGCCGCAAGTCGGTGGCGCAGGATGGCGTGGTGGGGCAGGTGCGCTTCGACACGTCGGACGCGTTCTGCCTGGATGGCGCGCGCCTGGTCCACACCAACCCTAGCGTGGCCGCATATGGCGCGAACGGCAGCGAGTACCGCACGGAGGTCGACAGCTTCGCCCGGGTGACGCTCTTCGCCAGCACCCCCAGCGGCCCGCCGGACTCCTTCGAGGTGCGCCAGAAGAATGGACGCATCCTCACCTACGCCGCGAAGCTGGATGGCGGACGCGTCATCCCTCAGCGGTCGCCGCCCACGAGCGTCAACACGGACACGCTCGAAACCGTGCGCTTCGCCTGGGCCCTCTCCGAGGTCAAGGACCGGCAGGGTAACTACATGCGCCTGCTGTACGACCGGGTGGGCTCTGCCGAGATGGGCTACCAACATCTCCTGCGGCGCATCGAATACACCGGCTCACATACCGATGCCTCTGTGGCTGTGCCCCAGCGCTCCGTCGTGTTCAGTTACGAGGCGGGTGACGTAGATGAGTCCTATGTCGCGGGATTCAAACTGCGCTCCTCCCTGCGGTTGAGTCGCATCCAGATGTACGCGCCGGACGTGCCTGTCTCCCAGACGCAGCCAGGCGCCAGCGCCCTCTGGCGCTCCTATGCGCTGAAGTACTTCGAGGGTAGCGAGCGGAGCATCTCGGGCCGCAGCCTTCTCAAGAGCGTGGAAGAGTGTGACGGGCGCAACGTGTGCAAGGCGCCCACCACCTTCTCCTGGGGAATGGGCTCCGAGTCCTACACGACCATCCACACGGGCATCAGCGATGTCATCGCCAATGACAACATGCTCGGCGGCGTGAACCCCTATGCCGCCCGCGATGTCTGGACGCTGCAGCTCGCGGACGTCAACGGCGACGGCAAGGACGACCTGCTCTATCGGATGCCGATTTTTGGCCCCTCGGGCACTTTCTCTCGTGCGGAATGGCGCCTGCGGTTGAGCACCGGCTCGGGGTTCGGTGCAGCCATGAACGTCAGTCTCCCCGTCGTGCGCGTGGGCGATTCGCTGGACGACCTGGCCCCCGTGGACATGGACATGGATGGCAAGACGGACATCCTGGCCATCAACCGCACCCACTGCGACACGAACCTCAGCGGCCACAACCAGCTCTACCGGTTCAACGGCACCAATTTCACTCCCACCATCAACGATGGGAGTGAGGCCTACGCCGTCTGCCATACGACCCTGGCGGACCGCCTTCCCACGGGCCTGCAGACCGCCGACCTCAACGCCGATGGCCTGCCGGACCTCATCCGCTCCTGGCGCCACGTCAACGCGACCGAGGTCACGCCCACGGAGTGGGCCTGGCGTCTCAACCCGCTGGGCAGCACGGGCGCGCTGAATTTCCCCGCCTACACCTCGCTCGGAATCCGCTCTGGACTGGAGCACGCGGGCCTCGTGGTGGACGTGGATGGCGATGGTGCGTCGGAGTTGTTGCTGCGCAAGCCTCAGTCCAATACTCCGGACGACTTCGCCAGCTACTACACCGCGGTGGGAGTCAACTCGGACGGCAGCGTGCGTGAAGTGGAGACGACGTTGTCCGCGTTGGCCTGGGATTACGACCGGGCGCCGCCCCACCACTATCTCAACCTGTGGATGGTGGACGTAACGGGCGATGGCCTCCCGGATGCGCTGACGCTGCACCGGGAACGCAACCCCCGTGACAACCAGAGCCGTCAGCTCAAGCTGGCGGTGAACACCGGCAATGGCTTCTTGCGACCGACAATCATCGCCCTTCCCCTCAGCAGCATGCCCGGGCCTTCTCTCTGGGCGGAGGGAGGCCGAACCATCGACAACGGCCTGCGTGTCCTCGACTTCGACATGGATGGGCGGCAGGACCTGCTGCTCACCGAGTACTATCCGACTGGGGACGCGTCTCAGCCTCCGCGCGAATACCTCACGGTGTTGCAGTCGACGGGCACGGGCTTCACCAGCAGATTCCTCTCCTCCCAAAGCGCCTCCCGCATCCCAGTAGGCCGGGCTTCGGGAGATGGCTTCACGAAACCGCCAGGAGGCACCGGCCCCCTGGAGGGCGCGGGCTGGGGGCAGAAGCAGACGCGAGTCGGCGACATCAACGGGGATGGTCTGCAAGACATCGTCCAGGTCGCGTTCAGCAGTTCGAGCCTGGTGGTGCACCTGCGCCAGGGAGGCAAGCCGGACCTGCTGCAAGAGGTCCGAGACGGGCATGGCAAGTTCGTCCGCTTCGAGCACGCTCCGCTGCGTGCGCTGCAGGACGCGGGGCGGTACACGCCCGGCACCTGCACCTATCCGCAGTACTGCGGCACGCGCGGAATGTGGGTCGTCGGCTCTTACGAGACTGACAGCGGACAGGGCGACGTCCCCGAGCTGCCCTTCCGCAAGTACGACGTCAGCTACGCGGAGGGGAGGACGGACCTGCGAGGTCGGGGCTGGTTGGGCTTCGGCCGTCGTGTCGTCACGGACACGGCGACGAATGCGACGACGACGACGGTGTATGACAACGTCACTCGCACCGGGACTCTCTACCTCCATGCGGGCTCGCCCAAGTCGGAGACGGTCAGCACCCCCCTTGAGCTGGGGACGCACAGCCGCGTCACCACCTTCCTCCGGGAGGCACGCACCGCGCCCGAGGGCGTCACGCGCTTCTTGTGCCCGGTGAAGACGACGGTGACCGAGACGGACAGCGTCCATGGCGCCATCGCCTACTCGGTTTTGGACCAGCAGTGTGACGCATATGGCAACGTGACGTCGCAGGACACCTTCGTGCGCTTCAGTGCCTCCGACACGGTGGGGACGCGGCTGCAGCGCACCCTCCAGGTGGAGAACCATCCCAGCACCTGGGTGCTGGGCCTGCCTCGGAGGGTGACGGACACGTCTACGTCGCCGCCCACGGACCTGCATCCCAGCGGCCAGCAGGCAACGCGCGCGACGACGTACCAGTACTGCGCCAGCGAGCCCTGCCCGGAGTCGAACCTCGTCTGGCGCGCCGTCACGGAGCCGGAGGGCAGCGTGGACACGCGATTGGTCGTCACCTACGCCAGGGACCTCACCGGTCAGGTGACGTCCGCCGAGGCCTCGCATGGGGGCACCGCGCCCTCACGCCAGGAGAGCGTCTCCTATGACAACTTCGAGAAGCTCTTCCCCATCATGGCAATCAACGCGGAGGGCCTCCGGAGCGACACGGCTCACCACCCGGCGCTGGGCGTGGTGGCGCTGACCGAGGATGCCAATGGCGTGAGGACGCGCCGCGCTTATGACGGCTTTGGCCGGCTGCGCATCGAGACGGCGCCCTATCGTGAAGGCGGGGTTTCGGCTGGCCCATCCGTGTCGGTGGGTTATGCGCTCGCGGGGTCGGGAACCCTCGTGACGGTGCAGCGCGCTGGAAGTCCCACCGTCGTCGAACGGCTGGACAGGTGGGAGCGGCCGATTTCCATCAGCACCCAAGCGGCGGACGGACGTTGGACGTACGCCACCACGGAGTACGACTTCTTCGGTCGCCCGTCGCGCGCCACGCAGCCGCGCTTCGAGGCCGAGCCTGCGAAGGCCACCACCTTCACCTACGACAACCTGGGACGGCCGCTGAAGGCGACCGGGCCTGACGGCTCTTTCCAGGAGTGGACCTACCAGGGGCGCGCGATGCGCCACTTCGACGAATTGAGCAACTGGGCGGCCGTCGTCTACTCACCGTTGGGCCAGCCGCTGGTGGTGGAGGAACAAGAGTCTCGGGACACCGCCACGATGGTGTCGACCTTCTACTCCTACGGCCCGTTCGGCCTGCTGGAGTCGGTGCGGGACGACAGTGGCGGCGTCACCTCCATGGAGTACGACGTCCTGGGGCGCCGCACGAAGCTGATGGAGCCCAAGCTTGGGCCGCTCGTCACGGCGTACAACGCCTTCGGCGACGTGCGCCAGGAGACGGACGCGGGAGGCCGGCAGACGACGTTCGGGTACGACAGGCTCGGTCGTGAGGTGCTCGTCAGCAACGCGGATGGGCAGACGCGCTTCGTCTGGGACACCGCACCGTATGGCATTGGCGGACTGGCGCAGGCAGTGAACGAGCGCAGCGCGACGACGACGGCGGATGACGTGGTGTCGGCGTATACGTATGATCCGCTGAGTCGACCCATCCAGGAGTCGCTCACCCTGGGCGGTGCGACGTACCTCCTGGACCAGAGCTACGACGGCTTCGGCCGCCCGGACACCCTCTGGTACCCGGCGGGTCCTGGAGGCACCCGGCTGACGGCGAAGCAGGAGTACACGGCGACGGGTTACCCCCTGGCGGTGAAGGACGCGTCCACTGGCGCCGAGTACTGGCGCGCGAAGGAGCGCGACGCGGTGGGGCGGCTGCTCACCGAGGCTCGCGGGGCGAACGTCCTGACGACGTGGAACCGGTATGACCACCGAGGACGCTTGCGCTTCATTGAGTCCCGGGTGGGCGCGACGACGGCGGGCAGTCCCCTCCAGTCGTTGTCCTACGGCTACAACACCAACAACAGCCTGAGAAGCCGCCATGACACGTTGAAGCAGGTGTCGGAGTCCTTCCAGTATGACGGCTTGGACCGGCTGAAGCGCTGGACGGTGCAAGCCCGGTGCGACAACACCGTCACCGACTACGACTACGACCTCCTGGGCAACCTCACCTCCCGGAAGGTGGTGCGCAATGGCACCCAGACGGAGCGGCTGTACTTCCAGTATGGCGCGCTGACGGCGCCGCGGCACGCACTCACGGGCGTGAGCACGACGGCGAACTTCAGCACGCTGTCGGAGAGCTTCACCTACGACGCGGCGGGCAACCAGACGAACGCCGCGGAGGCGGGGACAGGGCGCTTCCGCAACATCAGCTACACGTCCTTCAACCTGCCCGCCACGCTGCAGACGCAGCAGGGCACGCTGAGCTTCACCTATGACGCCTTCCAGCGCCGGACGCTGAAGCAGCACGGCAACGGGGACTCCACTCTCTACCTGGGAGGCGTCTACGAGAAGCGGCGGGAGTCAGGCGCGGACTCGCACGTCTTCATGGTGCTGGCCGAAGGCCGCGCGGTGGCGCAGGTGACGCTGGCCTCGAGCAGTGGTGCCACGCCCGTCACCTCGTACCTGCTGAATGACTACCTGGGCTCGGTGGAGACGGTGACGGACGCGGCCGGCACGGTGCTGGAGCAGCGCAAGTACCAGCCCTTCGGCGCGCGGGGCCGCGTGGATGACCCGACGCTGGCTCCGGCCACGACCTCCAGCGTCGTGCGGCTGGGCTTCACGAGTCATGAGTGGGACGAAGAGGCGGGGCTCGTCAACATGAGGGGCCGGCTCTATGACCCCAGGGTGGGGCGCTTCTTGACGCCGGACCCGGTGGTGCAGGCGCCGTTCTCGAGCCAGGGCCTCAACCGGTACAGCTACGTCTTCAACAACCCGCTGCGGTACATCGACCCGTCTGGCTTCTCGGGAGAGGAGGCCATCTCGAGCGTCATGTGGACGGGGCCTACCACCGACGGCGAGGCGACCTCCATCTGCGGTTCTCCCAATCCGTCGGACTGCATCTCTCCGACGGCGGGCTCGGTCAATGGTGCGGCGACGGAAGTTGGCAACAGCTCTGATGGCGGCGACAGCAGCCCCGCGGCCATCGCGGGTGGCGCCGACATGAATGGAGGAACCGCTCCGGGTGTCGTGCAGTCCTCCTGCCAGTTCTGTGTGGGAGATGGACGCGGCTTGTTTGCCTTCAGTGACAAGCAGATGGACGACCTGCAAGGCTGGGCGCGTGAGACGAAGTGGGCCTACGCACCTGGCGTGGGGCTCGCCACGTCGACGCTCAACGTGATGCTGTCGTTGATGCGCGGCAAGACGGACGACCTGTACAGCGACGTGGCCCAGGTGGGGCTCTCCTTTGTCGCGGGGAAGGTGATAGGTGGCGTCATCAAGGGGGTGGCACCTGTCGTCGTGGCCGCGACGCGCCCTCTGCTGGTCAAAGCCGAAGCGGGCATCGCCGCGAGACTCGCGCTGGGAGGTTGCTTCATCGCGGGCACACCCGTCCTTACTGCGAAGGGGTTGGTGCCCATCGAGGAAGTGGCGGTGGGGGACTGGGTGTGGGCCTGGGATGAGGAGACGAAGGTGCCAGGCTGGCACCGGGTGTCGAAAACCTTCATTAAGCCCGCGATGGTCGTGCTCGAAGTCATGCTGGAGTCACCCGATGGCACCCGTGAATCGTTCGGGGTGACGGCGGAGCACCCATTCGGCGTCGTGGGGCGAGGCTGGACGGAGGCGCAGTCGCTCAGGTGGGGGGATGAGGTTGAGTCCGCCCTGGGAGAGCGCATGCGCGTGGTCTCCGTCGCGACCTCCGCGGAGCGCAAGCCGGTCTTCAACTTCGAGGTGGAAGACGCTCACACGTATTTCGTGGGCGAGTCCACCGCGTGGGTTCACAACATCTCGTCGATTGCGAGACGGCTGTTCCCGAATACGATGCCCGAGAGGCTCGCGGAGGAGATGGCAGACGCGGAGAGTGTGAAGGCCCCCATCATGGAGGTGAGCGCTCGTGGTTTCAAAGCGCTTGTCGACAGTGGTGAGAAGATAAAGTACGTGGTGCTGGAGTCGGGTAAGCTCATCGTCGCCCCTCACACTTACATGGGAGTGGAGATCAAGCACGCAGTGCTATCCGGCGGGCGCGCGGTTCTTACCGCAGGCGAGGCTGAAATTGCCCGTACCGGCCGCAGGTACTTTGGCCTCAGTATCAATGTCCAAAGCGGCCATTTCATGCCAACTGAGGAGAGCGTGGTGTATGCTCGGGCTGCGTTCGCCCAGTTTGGCATTACCTTCCGGTAA